The nucleotide window TCTAAATTAAAATATTAGAAACACGTCATTCTTTTTCAAAAAGCAAACAAAGTTACTATTTATCATCCATATTAACAAGCAATTTAAAGCGCTTCAAAGCAAAAAATCGACAAAAAAAAGGGCATAAATGAAGCGATCCATTTATGCCCTTTTAAGAATAATTTTACAATTAATTTAAGACTTCGCCTTAAAGGCTAAAGCATACAGTTTTATCTGTTTCACCATCGACAGGAGGCCATTGGCGCGAGTGGGAGAAAGGTGTTCCTTTAACCCAATTTGATCTATAAAATAGAGTTCGGCCTCCAGAATCTCATCGGGTGTATGCCCCGACATCACACGGATAAGCAGAGAGATAATTCCTTTCACAATCACGGCATCGCTTTCGGCCGTAAACACTACCTTACCTTCTTGTTCTGCAGCATCGAGCCAAACCCGGCTCTGACAGCCTTCAATTAAATTCTGCGGTATTTTTGCTTTCTCATCAATAGGATCGAGCGAGTTTCCGAGATCAATCAGATAAGCATATTTATCCATCCAGTCGGAGAACTCGCTAAACTCTTCTATTACCCGATCTTGCGCTTCGTTTATTGTCATTATTTAAAGTTCAAAGTTAAAAATCTAAAGTTGAAAGCAGACAGAGTCAGCTTATTAAAACATTTTTTGTACCCGGTCGACAGCCGCCACCAGCGCATCAATTTCTTCTTTGGTATTATAAAAAGCGAACGAAGCTCTGATCGTTCCTTCAATGCCTAATGTGTGCATTAACGGCATGGCACAATGATGCCCGGTGCGCACCGCAATTCCAAGTTTGTCGAGCAGGGTTCCCATGTCGAAATGATGAATATCGCGCACAAGGAATGAGATGACACTTGCTTTTTCGGCTGCAGTTCCAAAAATGCGCATCCCGTCGATTTTCATCAACTGTTCGGTGGCATACTGCAACAACTGATGTTCGTAGTCTCCGATAGCTTTCAGACCAAACTTCTGCATATAGCGGATTGCCTCGCCCAACGCAACCGAACCGACATAATCAGGAGTTCCGGCTTCGAATTTAAACGGAAGTTCGGCATAAGTCGTTTTCTCGTAGGTGACAGTTGCGATCATCTCGCCACCACCGTGGTACGGAGGCAACTGCTCCAGCCATTTTTCCTTCCCGTACAACACGCCGATACCGTTAGGCCCGTACATTTTGTGTCCGGAAAAGACATAAAAATCGGCATCCAGAGCTTGTACGTCAACCGGCATATGCGAAACCGCCTGTGCTCCATCCACCAGCACCGGAATGTTGTGTGCATGTGCTTCGGCAATAATCTTTGCCACCGGATTTACAGTCCCCATTACATTAGAAATATGAGCAACGGAAACTAATTTTGTTTTTGGAGAAAGCAGTTTGGAGAAAGCCTCCATATCCAACTCGCCACGTTCATTGAAGGGTACAACTTTCAACACAATGCCTTTCCGGTCTCGCAGCAATTGCCAGGGAACGATATTGGCATGATGTTCCATGCCGGTAATCAGGATTTCGTCGCCTTCGTTGCAAAAGGTCTCTCCGAACGAAGTTGCGATAAGATTAATTGCCTCGGTTGTTCCACGGGTAAAAATAATTTCGCGCGACTCGGCAGCATTGATAAAAGCCTGTACCGTTTGGCGCGCCTCTTCGTGCGCTTCGGTTGCCACCTGACTCAGGTAATGAACTCCGCGGTGAATATTAGCGTTTTGGTTGTAATAAACCTTCTCGATCGCCTCCACCACACAACGGGGTTTCTGCGATGTGGCCGCATTGTCGAAATAGACCAACGGACGGTCGTAAACAGTGCGGGAAAGTATGGGAAAATCGGCCCGTATGGCCGCAATATCTAAAGTGGTATCCACGAGAAAATGTTTTATGGGTGATTGATTTTAAAACAAAACATTTCAGGTATCGAATTCAGGCAATAATTGAATCAAATGTTTCGTTATCCGTAAAAATTGGATAATGCAAAGATAGCTATTTAACCACAAAAACAGGATATTCAAACTGCAAAAACACATGTTCATAGCCAGATACTCAACCAAGGTATTTATTTTCGGTTTTTTTTTGAGTAATTTTGTGTCGCTTGAACACAAAATCAGGATACCGCAATCCAAACTGTTGCAAATGACAAAACAAGCATAAAACTTCAAGTAATTTCTATTTTCATGAAACAAATCATCCTTTCTTTCGTAGCTCTGATAATGACATTCAGCATTTCCGCACAAGAATTGAGATGTCGTGTTCAGGTAAATTCCAGCTTAATTCAGGGGACAAACAAGCAAATTTTCACGACACTTGAGAAAGAGCTGAATGAATTGATGAACAACCGAAAATGGAGCAATGCGACTTACACTTCCAACGAACGCATTGAATGTTCGCTCGTCATCACCATAAAAAACTACTCGGGCGGCGACAATTTTACCGGAGAATTACAAGTTCAGGCTCGTCGTCCGGTATACAACTCCACCTACTTTACGACATTATTCAATTTCAGGGATCAAAATTTCAATTTTAACTATATTGAATCACAACCTCTGGAAACAACTGAACGACAGACATCCAACAATTTGGTTGCCATGCTCTATTTTTATGGCTATGTCATTTTAGGCTATGATGCCGATTCATTTTCACGCTTAGGTGGTTCTCCTTTCTTTCATCGCGCCGAAGAGATTGCCAATGCAATGCAAAGCTCATCAGAAACAGGATGGAAAGCTTTTGAATCAGAACACAACCGCTACGCCCTGATTAATGGCATTCTGGACGAAAAACTGCGCCCCGTACGCGAACTTTACTATGACTACCACCGCCTGGGACTGGACATAATGGCCGAAAATGCAGATAATGGCCGGTCAAAAATAGCATCATCGCTCATGGTGCTTCGTCAGGCAAATAACGACCGTCTTTACAACATAGCCATAACATCTTTCCTTGACACGAAAATTGATGAAATCGCCGATATTTTCAGCAATGGGCAACCAAAGGAGAAAAGTGATGTCTATGCCTTGCTGTTGGACGTAGCTCCATCGATGCAAAAACGCTTTGAAAAAATTCAGAACGGAAAATAAACCCGCACAAGCCCGCAAATGATAACTTCGCTACACATAGAAAACTACGTACTGATTTCCAATCTTGACATACAGTTCCAATCCGGCTTTTCGGTTATTACCGGAGAAACCGGAGCCGGAAAGTCGATTATACTGGGCGCTCTGGGACTTATTCTTGGACAAAGAGCCGACTCTAAAACCATAAAGAATGGCGCCTCAAAATGCATCATTGAAGGGTCGTTTCGAATAGGCGATTATAACCTGCAGGAATTCTTCACACAAAATGATCTGGATTACGATAACGAATGTTTGATTCGCCGGGAAATATCCGGCAACGGGAAATCACGCTCATTTATCAACGACACTCCCGTTGGACTTCAACAGTTAAAAGAGCTGGGCGACAAACTGATAGACATTCATTCTCAGCACCAGAATTTACTGTTGTCAAACGACAGCTTTCAACTTCAGGTTGTAGACACAATCGCAAAAAGCAGTCAGGAATCAATCACATATCAAAAAAAATATTTCGACCACAAACGTTGCACACAGGAACTTTCGATACTCAAAGCATCTGCACTGCAACAAAAAGCCGAAAGTGATTTTCTGCAATTTCAGTTCAGTCAGCTCAATGAGGCTCAGCTTATGGCAGGTGAGCAGGAACAACAGGAACAGGAATTACAACTGCTTTCTCACGCAGAAGAAATCAAGACCGAATTATCAAAAGCCGCATACCTGATTGACGATGAAAATGGCTCCGCAATGCCACCACTCAAAGAAGCTTTGATGGCTTTGCGACACGCAGAAAAAATTTATCCGCAAAGTTCAGAATGGATGCAACGCCTCGACTCCTGCATCATAGAACTAAAAGATCTGGCTACAGAAATACACAAAACTCAGGAAAACATTGATGTAGATCCGGCAAAAGCGGAACAAATCAAACAACGGCTGGACTTACTATACACGTTGGAACAAAAACATCGGGTTGCTTCGGTAGAAGAGCTGATTGAACTGCGCGAAAAATTTGACGGGCAGTTGCAACAAATAGAATCTCTCGATGATAAAATTGAACATCTCGAAAAAGAAGCTACCAAACTTCACAACGAAATGCTGGAAGCCGGTGCGAAGCTGACTCAAAAGCGCAAGGCAGCATTTCCTCTGATTGAAAAACACCTGATTTCACAGCTCCGGCAACTCGGAATGCCTGAAATCCGGTTCGAAGTAAGACTCACTCCCCGTCTCGATTGGTCGGTAACCGGCAACGACGATATTCAATTTTATTTTTCGGCAAACAAAAACAGCCAATTGCAACCCGTTGCCCAAACCGCTTCCGGAGGTGAAATTTCACGCGTAATGATAAGTCTCAAATCGCTAATTGCCAGTGCAAAATCATTACCAACCATCATTTTCGACGAAATAGACATGGGCATTTCCGGCGAAGTGGCCAACTCTATGTCGCTCATAATGAAAACCCTGGGGACATATATGCAGGTAATAGCCATCACTCACTTACCCCAGATTGCAGCGCAAGGATCATCGCATTATAAGGTATTCAAAAGCAACCAAAACGATTCGACAGAAACCTCGATCAAACAACTAACGAATGAAGAACGAGTTACCGAGATTGCAGGGATGCTGAGCGGAAATTCGATATCTCAGGCTGCCATAGAAAACGCGAAACAACTTTTATCTGTTACAGCATAGCATTTTTTAGGGTAAAAGAGCATCAATCCGCGGAAAAGTAACTATTTTTGTACAAAACACAGGTGCTTATGAGGAAATGCTTTACCATTCTATTATTGTCATTTTTCCTGTTATCAACCAGCCATTTAGCTGCACAAACCACTACTTATCCTGACACACAGGAGCAAACTCAACGCATTGGAGTTGTGGTTTCTGAGAAAAAAATGACCGTGTTTAATGCCCCTTACAACACCTCATTAAAGGTTTTCAGCCTCGTAGGCGTGAAAGTCGCAGAGTTTAAGGTCACGTTAACACGACAGGATTTTTATCTGGATCTCCCAATTGGCTATTACATCGTCAAAGTTGGAGAACAGACGTTCAAAATCGCTATAAGATAAACAAAAAAGGATGCCGGTTGGCATCCTTTTTTTGTATCCCTTTATGAGTACGACCAAAAAGTACCACTTTTTTTCCTGTTGATATTACCACATCCGCCTTTGAGTATCGTAATTTTGCATCAAAGAAATTATTGTTGTTTCAGCTGAAAGTAACACAAGAACTAAAAATTACGATTATGAAAAAGATTGCTTTATCAATAGTTTTAGGCATGTTTGCCTTATTAGCTTCGGCGCAAACCTGGGTCTCGGATCCCGCTCACTCCCATTTAACCTTTGCCGTCAGTCACATGACCATCTCGGAAGTAACCGGCAATTTCACTCAGTTTGAAGTGAAAGTTACGGCAACAAAACCCGACCATAGCGACGCAAAAGTGGAGGTAACCGTTCAGGTTGCCAGTATCAACACCGACGTGGAAGCTCGTAACAACCACCTGAAGACAGCCGACTTTTTCGACGTGGCCACCTATCCGACAATGAACTTCAAAAGCACGTCGATTAAAAAAGTACAGGGAAACCATTACAAAATGGCAGGCAACCTCACCATGCACGGAGTAACCAAACCCATTGTACTGGATGTGTATTACAAAGGCACCGTCACCAATCCGATGAACAAAAAAGAGACATCCGGATTCTTGCTTAAAGGGAAGCTCAACCGTATGGATTACGGCGTCGGCCCGAAATTTCCGGCAGCGTTCGTTGGAACTGACATTACCATCTCCGGGAGCGTTGAATTTACAGAGAGTAAATAAAGTGTTTCGAGATTTAAACGACAAAAGGCAGCCTAAAGACTGCCTTTTGTCGTTTAAAGAAGTGCCGGAATTAATCCAGCTTATGAATTACCAGACCTGAACGCAATTTCGGTTCAAACCAGGTTGTTTTTGGAGGCATAATATTTCCGCTATCAGCAATATCGATCAATTGCTTCATCGAAACGGGATAAAGAGCCAACGCCACCTTCATTTCTCCGTTATCTACACGGCGTTTCAATTCACCCAGACCACGAATACCGCCCACAAAGTCAATGCGCTTGTCAGAACGAAGGTCTTTGATGCCGAGAATTTCGTCTAAAATCAGGTTCGACGAAATAGTTACGTCCAACACACCGATAGGGTCGTTATCGTTGTAAGTACCCGCCTTAGCTGTCAACGAGTACCATTTACCAGAAAGGTAAAGTGCAAAATTGTGTAAAGCTGTCGGTTTGTAAATGTCAGCACCTTTTTCTTCTACAACGAAATCTTTTCCCAAAGCCGACAAGAACTGTTCGTCTGTCAACCCGTTCAAATCTTTCACTACACGATTGTAGTCGATAATATTCAGCTGGTTATCCGGGAAACAAACAGCAAGGAAGTAATTGTATTCTTCGTCGCCGTTGTGATTTGGATTTTGTTTGCGTTTTTCGTCACCCACCAAAGCAGCAGCTGCGCTACGGTGATGACCATCAGCAATATACATAGCCGGAATAGACGCAAAAATCTCGGTAATGCGACTGATGGTAGCATCGTCATTAATCACCCAGAAATGATGACCAAAACCATCGGGAGCCACAAAATCATATTCGGGCGCGTTTTTGGTAACATTACTAACAATAGCATCCAATTCAGCCTGATGCGGATAGGCAAAAAATACCGGTTCGATGTTGGCATTATTCACGCGGACGTGTTTCATGCGGTCTTCTTCCTTGTCGCGACGTGTCAGTTCATGTTTTTTGATGTTGCCTTTCATGTAGTCTTCTACGGCAGCTGCCACGCAAAGTCCGTACTGAGTGCGACCGTTCATTGTTTGTGCATATACATAATAACGATCTTTATCATCCTGCACCAGCCAGCCCTCTTTCTGAAACTTATTAAAGTTTTCGACTGCTTTGGCATACACTTTTTCGTCGTGTTCGTCAGTACCGACCGGGAAATCAATTTCCGGCTTAATGATATGATAAAGCGATTTCTGGTTATCCCCGGCTTCAGCACGGGCTTCTTCGGAGTTCAACACATCATAGGGACGCGAAGCTACCTGTTCCACTAATTCTTTCGGTGGACGCACGCCCCGAAACGGTTTTATTATTGCCATAATCAAGTATAAATTTGGGTTTTCAAAGGAGTAGCAAAGGTAGCTACTTTTCCCGACTTATTAAAGCAAAAGCAGGCGATGTTTACTCCTCATTATCAAAGAAGAAAGCCACAATAAAAATTTACCGAACTCTTTGGTTTGAAAGAAAAAAATGATTACTTTTGCATCCTGATTTTCCGAAGGGGTCTTTAGAAAGTAGCGCTGTTGCAGAGAAGCCGCATCTCACCTCCCGGATGTAATTGAAAAACAATTTATTACATGTACGCAATTGTTGAAATTTTAGGACAACAGTTCAAGGTGGAAGCCGGACAAAAACTGTTTGTTCATCGCATGCAGGAAGCCGAAGCTGGCTCGCAGATCGAATTTGAAAAAGTCTTATTGGTAGACAAAGACGGTGCTGTTACCGTTGGTGCTCCAGTTGTTGAAGGTGCTAAAATCGTAGCCGAAGTAAAAGGCCACGTAAAAGGCGACAAAGTTCTTGTTTTCAAAAAGAAAAGAAGAAACGACTATCAGAAAATGAATGGTCACCGTCAGTACTTCACTGAACTGTTTGTAAAAGAAATCGTAGCATAAACTCATTAAAACTTAACAATAATGGCACATAAAAAAGGCGTCGGTAGTTCCAAGAACGGTCGCGAATCGGAAAGTAAACGACTTGGAGTGAAAATCTTTGGCGGCCAGTTTGCTAAGGCAGGCAACATCATCGTTCGTCAACGTGGCACTGTTCACAACCCTGGCGAAAACGTTGGTTTAGGCAAAGACCACACACTGTTTGCTTTGGTTACAGGCAAAGTTGTTTTCCGCAAAAGAAAAGACAACAAATCTTTTGTATCTGTAGAACCGGTTGCTGAAGCGTAAGCCCAGGCACTGCAAAACAATATAAAACCTCCCCGTTCGATGGAACGCGGGAGGTTTTTTTGTTATTTCTCCGCCAAAACACCAAAAGACACATCAAGGAACCGACACCGCTACCAAACCTGTCTTTTGATTGCGTTTTAATTTAAATCCATTTCAATAAACAGCGGATAAATCGTACCTTTGTTCCTCTGCTAAACACAGAGAAAATATTTCAATTGAAAATTGTAAATTATAAATATACAACATGTTAACGCTAAAATTCATCACCGAAAACAAAGAAGAGGTGATTCGCCGGTTGGCAAAAAAACATTTTGATGGCGCCGAAATCATCGGGCAAGTTGTAGAACTGGATGCAAAACGCCGTAGTGTGCAAGCATCGCTGGATGCCGAATCCGCCGAAATGAACGCTCTTTCGAAAGCTATCGGAGAACTTTTCAAACAAGGCAAACAGGCAGAAGCATCTGAAGCAAAAGCTAAAACTGCCGAGCTGAAAGAGGCTATCAAAGCTCAATCGACCGAATTGGATGCCATCGAAAAACAGTTGATCGACATTTTGGTAACCATCCCGAATCTTCCTCACGAGTCGGTGCCCGAAGGACGCGTTGCCGAAGACAACGTGGTGGAAAAAATGGGCGGTACTATACCTGAACTCCCCGAAGATGCCCTTCCCCACTGGGAATTGGCCAAAAAATACGACCTGATTGATTTTGAACTAGGCGTAAAAATAACCGGAGCAGGCTTCCCTGTTTACAAAGGTAAAGGAGCCCGTTTGCAACGCGCTTTGATCAACTTCTTTCTCGACAATGCACGTGACGCCGGCTATTTGGAAATACAACCTCCTTACGTGGTAAATCAGGCTTCCGGCTACGGAACAGGCCAGTTGCCCGACAAGGAAGGCCAGATGTATCACGCCAATCTGGACGATCTTTACCTGATTCCTACAGCAGAAGTTCCCGTCACCAACATTTACCGTGATGTAATTTTACAGGAAAGCGAACTGCCCGTCAAAAACACTGCTTATTCGGCCTGTTTCCGTCGCGAAGCCGGTTCGTATGGCAAGGACGTGCGCGGATTGAACCGCCTTCACCAGTTCGACAAAGTAGAAATCGTTCGCATCGACAAACCGGAACACTCCTACGATTCATTGAAAGAGATGGTTGCTTACGTTCAAACATTAGTGGACAAGCTGGAACTTCCCTGGCGCATCCTGCGCCTTTGCGGTGGCGACATGAGCTTTACTTCTGCACTTACATTTGACTTCGAAGTATTTTCTGCCGCTCAAAAACGCTGGTTGGAAGTAAGTTCGGTATCCAATTTCGAAAGCTATCAGGCAAACCGTCTGAAATGCCGTTACAAAGGTGAAGATAAAAAGGCTCAGCTTTGTCACACATTGAACGGAAGCGCTTTGGCTCTGCCGCGTATCGTAGCAGCATTACTCGAAAACAACCAAACACCCGAAGGTATTCGCATACCGAAAGCTTTGGCTCCCTACACCGGATTTGAAATGATCTAAGACAACTTTTCCAAGAAAAAACGTCCAACCGCTCTTCCCACAAGGAGCGGTTTTTCTTTTAAATTGAAAATAAAAAGGTAATAATAATTTCAATTTAAAACACAAAGCGTTAATTTAATTGAATACACATCAATTTTTACCAAAACAACCCGTTTTATCAGTTTATTCTTTTTATCTTTGTTGTGCAAACATTCAGACAAGGACTGGAGCACACACAACACAACAACAGGCTTAACCAACCTGCTATTTTCAGCCCGCTTATTTGTCCTCCAAAAGAGAAATTCGGTTTGCATCCTGATGAAAGGATAAGACAACTAACCATTCGACAAACGACGGCAAAAAGTTAACTTGCCGTTATCTTTTCTTTTGTGCCAACATCTCTGACTGATGTGTCAGAGCAAATTATCATCCCAATGATATACACTTAGGCATATATTCTTACCTAATAAAATATAAACGCTCATGAGTATGCAAAGCATCTCATTTTTTCTCAATTATTCACTTTTAAGTTACAGAGCGACGTGAGGTCGCTTTGTAACTACAACACCACCCTGCTGATGTTTCAGAACATCCTCAAGCCCCGTTTACCCTTAGAAAACAATAGCAAAACGCAGCTCCTTAATAGCCGATAAGATTTTTATAGTGCTTTCAATTTCAACCCGGACCGAGCTAACAAACTCTCCAACGAAGGTGTAACCATTTCTTCTCCGGCTTTCAGCACTAATTTTGCACACGCTTCGGCATCTGCTCCCGCACGGTGATGACGAAACCGGATATCAAACATATCGCACAAGCTGTTTAATTTATAAGATGGTAGGCCCTTCCAGGTTTTCTTCGACAAGGATACACTGCAAACGTAATCGCTATGCGGAATTGCCAAATCATAATGGCGCAGCGAAGCTCGTAACACTCCCATATCAAAAGCCGCATTATGAGCCACCAGAACCGTATCTTCCAACCAGGGACGCAATTCGCCCCACATCTCCTCAAATGTTGCTTCAAACTGCAGATTGGAAGATGAAATTCCGTGCACTTTTTGACACCACGGGTTCATATATGGAAAACACGCAGGCTTAATAAGCCGTGAAAAGGTCTTCGTAATTTCACCGTCTTCTATACGGCACAATCCTATCTCACAAGGAAACTGCGCATGTGCCGTTTCAAAATCTATTGCTGTAAAAGTCATTATATATTGATATTCTGAATTTTAATTCACTAACGTGCAGATGTATTTTTTCATCACTTTCCCTGTTTGTCGAGATTATCCATCACCCATTTTAACTCAGGATCTGTGCTTTTTAATCGGTCATCGAGTGTCGGAACAACCGGTACATCAGGCATAACACCTCTGCCATCAGGATTAAATACATAAGGAGTCACAACCTCAAGAAGCCCGAACGACATTTTCAGTTTGCTTCCGGGAAGTGTAAACGAAGGCATTTGACCGGCAACACAACCATTATAAGCTCCTCCGGTTTCCTCGCCAACAAATATAGCCCGGCCGGAACCTTTCAGATTGGCAGAGATAATAGATGATGCCGAAAAACTACATCCGTTAATCAGCACGTATACTTTTCCCTTGAAACGATTTGCTTTAGGATGTTTCTGCCAAATAGGAGGATAGTAAAAATAGTAGCGACCATCCGCTTTTTTATGCGTTATAAGTGTAGTAAACGTGTTATAAACCAGCCAACCGGGAGTTCCAAGAACGCGCAGCGCAAATTGCGATGGAGAGGAAGCATTGAAATAGTCGTCATGCCACAAACTGGTTTTTGAGGTAACCACCGCAGGTTTCACGAAACGGAAGTTATTTTCAGCCAGATATGAATACAGACATTGAATATCAGAAAGGTCTCCGCCTGTATTATCACGCAAATCCAACACCAGTGCACGAGTCTGAACCGAATCAATCTTTCGGAAATTATCAGCATAAAAACGCTTGTACTTTCCTTTCACAAAATCCTTCACAGTAAGCACGGCAACACTACTATCCTGTCCCATAAAACGCAGGTTCTTACTGAACTCTCCGGTCAACGCATCATATCCCTGCACCTTTTTCTGATGTTCAAACACTCTCTTTTTCTGCTTTTCCGCATCAGAAGGCGAAGACAAAGGCTTCTCCTGCTTTTTCTTCTGCCGCTCCGGAGGCTTGAGCCACACAGACCGAACAACACCACCATTACTCACCTTGCAAAGCACACTATCTCTCACTCCTGTTTCGTAATAAAAGTATGATGCAAATTTCTTATTAAAAAGGCGATCGTGAAAAGTCGTATTAAAACCGTCGGAGGCAAATGTAGGTGCATATTTAGCAAACAGCTGCTGCGGAGTAATACTGTCGAGCGACAAGATTTCGGACCCTGGCTTCAAAGTCGAATCGGAAGCTGTTGTTTTCAATAAATAAAGCCGGTGATCCACCCATCCCAGATGCAGTTTCATTACCGGAGAAGCACCGTTTTTCCGCGCTTTGACCATCTCTTGTTTCGTTAAACGCCGTGTCAAAGGAAAAATTCGTGTATGTCCCTGACGAACGGATGCAACCACAGGGCTTATCCGAAAAAAGAATTCATTGCTGGTCATCGGCGACGCGATGGAAGTTTTCAGACTATCGAATTTACGATCCAGCTCCTGCTTACTTATATATCTGTATAATGACGGGTGAAGTTTTTCCAGCTTGTGATGCACAAAATCGACGTCCGACCTCAACGCTTTCACACTTTTAGGCGTACGAAGCTGCCTATTAAAAGTTTCGACCGACACACAACCACACATCACAACAATAAAAGAAAGCAAAACAACCCCAATTCTCATCCCCTAAATTCCTATAAGTTTATTTATTTTACGGCAACAACACAGACAATCTTTGCCTTTTGCCGCTTACCTTTGAGAGGCAAAACCGCATCTACATATACAACATAAACGCCGGCATTGGCAAGTTTACCTGCATCCGTCAATCCATTCCAAACCAGAACACCTTCACCTCCCAGCAATGCATTGTTGGCAATCTGCCTCACCCGGCGACCCATGGCATCGTAAATCGTCACCGTGGCAGAATAGCCGTTATCCGGCATTTTATATCGTAGCAAAAGCATATCCTCCAGACCATCATTATCCGGCGTAAAGGACTCATTATCGAGCCAAAAATACTTTACCACAGTTGCACTGTCTGACATTTGCCGAAACTGTGAGTTCTTGTAACCAGGCGTAGCATATCCGGCATCAGAAGCGCAGGAGTGCCAATTATCCGGATTATTACTCGCCCAATCGTGATTTACCCGTTCAAACGACACTCCGGCAGGATCTTTAATCGTCACATCGTGCCGTTTTTCATCGTAACTCACAGAGTCAATCACAGCGCCTGCACGATTGACCAGCATCACATTGCCCGACACATTAGGCAACGACACAAAATTACTCATTTCGTTCCACTTGCTCTCTGTTTTACAATCATAAAAATCATTCACTCCTTTTTGTGAATCCGTTAATATCAAATAATCTCCCGGCAAGATTTG belongs to Paludibacter jiangxiensis and includes:
- the serS gene encoding serine--tRNA ligase, which encodes MLTLKFITENKEEVIRRLAKKHFDGAEIIGQVVELDAKRRSVQASLDAESAEMNALSKAIGELFKQGKQAEASEAKAKTAELKEAIKAQSTELDAIEKQLIDILVTIPNLPHESVPEGRVAEDNVVEKMGGTIPELPEDALPHWELAKKYDLIDFELGVKITGAGFPVYKGKGARLQRALINFFLDNARDAGYLEIQPPYVVNQASGYGTGQLPDKEGQMYHANLDDLYLIPTAEVPVTNIYRDVILQESELPVKNTAYSACFRREAGSYGKDVRGLNRLHQFDKVEIVRIDKPEHSYDSLKEMVAYVQTLVDKLELPWRILRLCGGDMSFTSALTFDFEVFSAAQKRWLEVSSVSNFESYQANRLKCRYKGEDKKAQLCHTLNGSALALPRIVAALLENNQTPEGIRIPKALAPYTGFEMI
- a CDS encoding S41 family peptidase, whose amino-acid sequence is MLSFIVVMCGCVSVETFNRQLRTPKSVKALRSDVDFVHHKLEKLHPSLYRYISKQELDRKFDSLKTSIASPMTSNEFFFRISPVVASVRQGHTRIFPLTRRLTKQEMVKARKNGASPVMKLHLGWVDHRLYLLKTTASDSTLKPGSEILSLDSITPQQLFAKYAPTFASDGFNTTFHDRLFNKKFASYFYYETGVRDSVLCKVSNGGVVRSVWLKPPERQKKKQEKPLSSPSDAEKQKKRVFEHQKKVQGYDALTGEFSKNLRFMGQDSSVAVLTVKDFVKGKYKRFYADNFRKIDSVQTRALVLDLRDNTGGDLSDIQCLYSYLAENNFRFVKPAVVTSKTSLWHDDYFNASSPSQFALRVLGTPGWLVYNTFTTLITHKKADGRYYFYYPPIWQKHPKANRFKGKVYVLINGCSFSASSIISANLKGSGRAIFVGEETGGAYNGCVAGQMPSFTLPGSKLKMSFGLLEVVTPYVFNPDGRGVMPDVPVVPTLDDRLKSTDPELKWVMDNLDKQGK
- a CDS encoding 3'-5' exonuclease; this encodes MTFTAIDFETAHAQFPCEIGLCRIEDGEITKTFSRLIKPACFPYMNPWCQKVHGISSSNLQFEATFEEMWGELRPWLEDTVLVAHNAAFDMGVLRASLRHYDLAIPHSDYVCSVSLSKKTWKGLPSYKLNSLCDMFDIRFRHHRAGADAEACAKLVLKAGEEMVTPSLESLLARSGLKLKAL